In Schistocerca cancellata isolate TAMUIC-IGC-003103 chromosome 7, iqSchCanc2.1, whole genome shotgun sequence, a genomic segment contains:
- the LOC126092526 gene encoding uncharacterized protein LOC126092526 isoform X1 encodes MSCMKMEPKKWRFVYYLNTNGLIFCTFISFCCICHNFFQSYPKKTSKKISSRDVTFSYNVGVCEIEVMNCQEAFLRVHGLQIHARKVRNFQHQMKQGFAVPKEDGRGELGNYPYKFQDEAVQSVRELLNAIPKYNSHYSRQQNPNKVYLYCDLTIASFFRDKYSQYCKEKQVPAVSESKFREILVSEFNVGFKLPKSDTCSKCDGFLIAISNPELCAEEVTEKKQQYELHLKKADRGQNVIASLTALAKENSKEHHVIAMDMQQTFPTHKLTVGPAFYKRKIWTYNYGIHDCGSNKDYMFLWSVEDGGRGSDEVGSCLLKYLEITNPQTKHLHIIIDNCKGQTKNWTIIALERSLVATKRFDSVQHYFPVVGHTMLPCDRDFGCIERYARKRRPIVYTPDEWAEVIKSASPKHFIVTKMEREDFRSLKSLKTLTSKRTESTSGNPHHFSEATQFKFESEDPFKLSVKHSYSDIGAFMSVDIRVKKKGRLVESNPYQLPIKYRKPLPINQKKTGDVLSLMPYIPAAKQDFFRSCTGNNMYNNEVEELP; translated from the exons atgagctgtatgaaaatggaaccgaaaaagTGGAGGTTTGTTTACTATTTgaatacaaatggtttaatattttgtacatttatttcattttgttgtatttgtcataatttctttcaaagctatccaaaaaagacttccaagaaaatatcatccagggatgttacattttcttataatgtgggGGTATGCGAAATAGAAGTCATGAACTGCCaggaagctttcctaagggttcatggcttacagatacatgcacGAAAAGTGAGGAATTttcaacatcaaatgaagcagggatttgcagtgccaaaagaagatgggagag gagaacttggaaactacccatataaatttcaagacgaagctgtacaaagtgttagagaacttctcaacgccataccgaaatataacagtcattacagtaggcaacagaaccccaatAAAGTGTATTTGTATTGTGATCTCACAATTGCTTCCTTTTTTCGAGATAAATACTCACAATACTGCAAAGAAAAGCAGGTTCcggcagtatctgaaagtaaattcagagaaattttagtATCTGAATTTAAcgtaggcttcaaactaccaaaaagtgacacctgttcaaaatgtgatggatttctaattgcaataagtaacccagaattatgtgcagaagaagtcacagaaaagaaacaacaatatgaactgcatctcaaaaaggctgacagaggacaaaatgtgattgcgtctttaactgctctggctaaagaaaattcgaaagagcatcatgtgatagcaatggatatgcagcaaacattccccacacataaactaacagtaggtccagcattttacaagaggaaaatatggacatacaactatggcatccacgactgtggatcaaataaggattatatgtttctgtggagcgtggaagatggaggacggggttcagatgaggttgggagctgcttattgaagtacttggagataactaatccccagacaaaacatctccacataatcatagacaactgcaagggtcagacaaagaattggactattattgctttggaaaggtcccttgttgctaccaaaagatttgattctgtccagcattacttccctgtggtaggccacaccatgctaccttgcgatcgtgattttggttgcattgaacggtatgcaagaaaaagacgtccaatagtgtacactccagatgaatgggcagaagtaatcAAATCTGCaagtccaaaacatttcattgtaactaaaatggaaagagaagacttcagaagtttgaaaagcctgaagacattgacctcaaaacgtacagaatccaccTCTGGAAatccccaccatttcagtgaagctactcaatttaagtttgagtctgaagatcccttcaagctaagtgtaaagcactcttattcagacataggagctttcatgtcagtggatattcgtgtcaaaaagaaaggaaggctagttgaatcaaatccatatcagctgccaataaagtacagaaagccactaccaattaaccagaaaaaaactggtgatgtactgtctcttatgccatacatacctgcagcaaaacaagatttctttcggtcatgtactggaaataacatgtacaataatgaggtagaggaacttccttga
- the LOC126092526 gene encoding uncharacterized protein LOC126092526 isoform X2, whose protein sequence is MSCMKMEPKKWSYPKKTSKKISSRDVTFSYNVGVCEIEVMNCQEAFLRVHGLQIHARKVRNFQHQMKQGFAVPKEDGRGELGNYPYKFQDEAVQSVRELLNAIPKYNSHYSRQQNPNKVYLYCDLTIASFFRDKYSQYCKEKQVPAVSESKFREILVSEFNVGFKLPKSDTCSKCDGFLIAISNPELCAEEVTEKKQQYELHLKKADRGQNVIASLTALAKENSKEHHVIAMDMQQTFPTHKLTVGPAFYKRKIWTYNYGIHDCGSNKDYMFLWSVEDGGRGSDEVGSCLLKYLEITNPQTKHLHIIIDNCKGQTKNWTIIALERSLVATKRFDSVQHYFPVVGHTMLPCDRDFGCIERYARKRRPIVYTPDEWAEVIKSASPKHFIVTKMEREDFRSLKSLKTLTSKRTESTSGNPHHFSEATQFKFESEDPFKLSVKHSYSDIGAFMSVDIRVKKKGRLVESNPYQLPIKYRKPLPINQKKTGDVLSLMPYIPAAKQDFFRSCTGNNMYNNEVEELP, encoded by the exons atgagctgtatgaaaatggaaccgaaaaagTGGAG ctatccaaaaaagacttccaagaaaatatcatccagggatgttacattttcttataatgtgggGGTATGCGAAATAGAAGTCATGAACTGCCaggaagctttcctaagggttcatggcttacagatacatgcacGAAAAGTGAGGAATTttcaacatcaaatgaagcagggatttgcagtgccaaaagaagatgggagag gagaacttggaaactacccatataaatttcaagacgaagctgtacaaagtgttagagaacttctcaacgccataccgaaatataacagtcattacagtaggcaacagaaccccaatAAAGTGTATTTGTATTGTGATCTCACAATTGCTTCCTTTTTTCGAGATAAATACTCACAATACTGCAAAGAAAAGCAGGTTCcggcagtatctgaaagtaaattcagagaaattttagtATCTGAATTTAAcgtaggcttcaaactaccaaaaagtgacacctgttcaaaatgtgatggatttctaattgcaataagtaacccagaattatgtgcagaagaagtcacagaaaagaaacaacaatatgaactgcatctcaaaaaggctgacagaggacaaaatgtgattgcgtctttaactgctctggctaaagaaaattcgaaagagcatcatgtgatagcaatggatatgcagcaaacattccccacacataaactaacagtaggtccagcattttacaagaggaaaatatggacatacaactatggcatccacgactgtggatcaaataaggattatatgtttctgtggagcgtggaagatggaggacggggttcagatgaggttgggagctgcttattgaagtacttggagataactaatccccagacaaaacatctccacataatcatagacaactgcaagggtcagacaaagaattggactattattgctttggaaaggtcccttgttgctaccaaaagatttgattctgtccagcattacttccctgtggtaggccacaccatgctaccttgcgatcgtgattttggttgcattgaacggtatgcaagaaaaagacgtccaatagtgtacactccagatgaatgggcagaagtaatcAAATCTGCaagtccaaaacatttcattgtaactaaaatggaaagagaagacttcagaagtttgaaaagcctgaagacattgacctcaaaacgtacagaatccaccTCTGGAAatccccaccatttcagtgaagctactcaatttaagtttgagtctgaagatcccttcaagctaagtgtaaagcactcttattcagacataggagctttcatgtcagtggatattcgtgtcaaaaagaaaggaaggctagttgaatcaaatccatatcagctgccaataaagtacagaaagccactaccaattaaccagaaaaaaactggtgatgtactgtctcttatgccatacatacctgcagcaaaacaagatttctttcggtcatgtactggaaataacatgtacaataatgaggtagaggaacttccttga